The genome window GTGAAGAACACTCAGGTGGAGAAGCTAAGCGCTGCAGAGATCTATGAGTTGGCACTGCGACTCAAGGAGAGCGGCGTGGCCACCTTTAAGACGTTCCCGAAATTCGCCTTTGATTACTTTGTGCGTGCCGCAAAGTTGCTGATCACCTACAAACCCTTCGACAAACTGAACAAAAAGACCAATGGCATCAACGGCCCGGCAGTGGAGGCGCTCTTCATCCAGATACAGACCAACCTGGCCGCCTGTTTGCTGCAGGAGAAACGATATGAGCATGTAATCTACCACACGCAGTTTGTGGAGACGGAGGAGAGCCCCAGCGAGAAGAGCATCTACCGGCGTGCACTGGCCTACTATCACCTGAAGGAGTTCGCCAAGGCGCAGGCCACCATCGAGCGAATGCCCAACTACGAGGAGAAGCGAGAGTTCAGCAAGCTGCGCGACAACATCGCTGCCAGCTGGAAGGATAGCAATGCCCATTACAAGGAGGTAGTGCAGCGTATGTTTAGTTAGTTCCCATTGATAACATCGCGATGTCGGGCTAACCAACGGTCTTTATAAAATAGCTTATGTTAAATGTACTACTTTGATTTTCTACTCTTTCTGTTGTCAAACTTGGCGCGCTTGTTTTTGGGATCGAACTTGGCTCTCCTGTTCTTGGGGTCGAATTTGTCCTTCTTGTCCTTGCGATCGAACTTGTCCTTACGATCGTACTTGTCCTTGCGGTCAGATTTGTCATTCTTGTCCTTGGTATCCAGCTTAGCCCGCTTGTTCTTGTATTTCATTCCGCCGCCCAAACTAGGCCGCTTTCGGGAGGACTTCGCTTCCATTTTGAAGAGTTCTGCAATGGAAACAATAGTTTATGTTCTACGCAGCATGTAGCAAAACTCACCTTCGTCTGGTTCCTCGCCGACTTCCTCCTTGTAGTACTCCGCATCATCCTCGGGGTCGCTATCAGTGCGTCCCTCTGCCGCCCTCTTGGCAGCCCACTTTTCATCCTTCTTAAGCTTTAAGTTGCGGGCACGATTCTCTGCCTGCTCCTTCTTGCGCTGCTCCTTCTGCTTTCGCTTCTTTTCGACCAGCTTGCGCAGGATTTCCTTTTCGTCCTCTGTCTTGACCACATGGTCGTGATACAGAACTTCGCCCGTCAGAAGGCCCTCTTCTATTTTGATGAGCTGCAGAGTTAGACGAGGTCCGATCTCGTGTAGCTTTATGGAGCTCTTGTTATCCTCCAAGTTGCCCCTGCTTTTAAGAGTCTGTGCCAGCACCACCTGTGACTGCTCGTCATCTTCGGCCTCCGATTCGGAGGCATAGCCGTCCctgaaaatcaaaattatgATTACTTGATGGAATGAGAACAAATGGGCATTTCCTACTTAATCACAAAGTCCACGACTTCCTTACACTTGCCCAGATTGGGCACCGTTCCTTTGACGATTTTCTGGACCGCCCGCTTCAAGCCCACCGGCACCACCTGCACAGAGTAGTGCCGCATCTCGACCAGCTTCGTGTCCGGATTGTAGGAGAACAGGACGCAGCGACGAATGGTGCCGATATTGACCGTGGCCAAGTTGATGGAGGGGAACATGTTCTGGAACGTGGTGGCCATCAGCTTAAGGTGCTTGCCGTCGCCACTGAAGTTGTTCATGATGACCAGCGGAGCGTGTTTGAAGTGATCGTTGTCAATCATCTGCTTTTTGCTTAGTGAGATCACATCTCTGGCCAGGGTGAACTGGTGAACCTGCCAAAGGATAACTTCGCGGTCAAATACCCAGTGgaactaagcgaaaaacaaacaaaccttAAAAGTAAGCGATGGACCGCGCGGCAGGCGGACCACTTTGAAGGACAGCTGCGTGGATGCCTTGTTGAAGATGCCCATGTGCGAGACGTGGAAGAAGCTGCTCAGGCTGACAAAGTCCTTGATGCGGTTCATCCGCTTCTCGCGCAGATTGCTGGCTGTGAAGGGCTCCATGATGCGGCGGAAGTCCAGGGTGAGGTCCATGATGTACGGACAGGCGAGGCCGCGATGGATGACGAAGGAGTGCGGCGCCTCCACGATCTCGCTCGGCTCGCTGGCCTTGAAGGCCGCCGTGCGCGTCTTCGGATGCACTTTTTTCTTACCGCCCATGTTTCAATGTTTTTGTTCACTTTTCTCCCGCACGTGTTGGGATCAGTGTGGCTGCTCGCGCGAAAAATACCGAGCGCCCACGCCGTCTGCCTTTGGTCACTCTAATCccattttaaatttgaattttccgcaaaatgaaaagcacttctgttttatttaaattatatttatttaatcacACTTAACATAGCAAACACAAATGATGTTATTTCGTTTCATTTATGCATTTAAAGTTTTACAACTGTTCTTGTTTGATTTCTCATTATCAGCTAGTTTTACCAAGTGGCCAATCGTTTAAAATGTTGCGACAAACCGAAGAAGAAAATCCGAGCTGCAGTGCTGTGGTaatgaatttgcatttaagtCGAAGAATTTCcggttgtttgttg of Drosophila mauritiana strain mau12 chromosome 3R, ASM438214v1, whole genome shotgun sequence contains these proteins:
- the LOC117142962 gene encoding protein Peter pan, which produces MGGKKKVHPKTRTAAFKASEPSEIVEAPHSFVIHRGLACPYIMDLTLDFRRIMEPFTASNLREKRMNRIKDFVSLSSFFHVSHMGIFNKASTQLSFKVVRLPRGPSLTFKVHQFTLARDVISLSKKQMIDNDHFKHAPLVIMNNFSGDGKHLKLMATTFQNMFPSINLATVNIGTIRRCVLFSYNPDTKLVEMRHYSVQVVPVGLKRAVQKIVKGTVPNLGKCKEVVDFVIKDGYASESEAEDDEQSQVVLAQTLKSRGNLEDNKSSIKLHEIGPRLTLQLIKIEEGLLTGEVLYHDHVVKTEDEKEILRKLVEKKRKQKEQRKKEQAENRARNLKLKKDEKWAAKRAAEGRTDSDPEDDAEYYKEEVGEEPDEELFKMEAKSSRKRPSLGGGMKYKNKRAKLDTKDKNDKSDRKDKYDRKDKFDRKDKKDKFDPKNRRAKFDPKNKRAKFDNRKSRKSK
- the LOC117142963 gene encoding peptidyl-prolyl cis-trans isomerase CPR6, which encodes MDWYVGTEWEDKNRGLTKKVIGLQFTEMDKPTIISTVEFSVNKKAANLGGRPSKYLASDESTTYPQKHSLEMGTSLTAVDCYLELLLQQFVPGETAACSITTKTGERIEFELKLEKIVKNTQVEKLSAAEIYELALRLKESGVATFKTFPKFAFDYFVRAAKLLITYKPFDKLNKKTNGINGPAVEALFIQIQTNLAACLLQEKRYEHVIYHTQFVETEESPSEKSIYRRALAYYHLKEFAKAQATIERMPNYEEKREFSKLRDNIAASWKDSNAHYKEVVQRMFS